A stretch of DNA from Camelus ferus isolate YT-003-E chromosome 18, BCGSAC_Cfer_1.0, whole genome shotgun sequence:
GGAGAGAGGGGTATGCAGAAGGGGGCCTGCCCTCAGCTCAGGCACTGTGAGAAGaggtcccctctccctgccttccatctcacttggtccctgccctcagccccagaggGGATATGTCCCCACCCCTTTGGAGTCCATCTGTCAGTCCTGGGGCTGTCAGGGTAAGAGGCCTCTGGCTCCCATCCCCACCGGGcagccccagagccctggccccacggtggtggggcgggggaggagtgaggagggccccctggccccaccctcagTCCTGGGTCTGGCAGGGAGAGGGCGGCCGGGAGCCCCGGGGCCGGAAGAGGCGGCAGGCCCCTCGGCAGATGAGGAAGAACCAGTAGAGCTGCGGGGCGAGCAGCAGCGCGGCGCCCAGGTTGACGTGGGCCGGGATGGCGAGCGGCACGGCGTGGAGGGGCAGGCCCGCGTGCCGCCCGTAGGCCCAGTACAGGTAGGGGAAGAGCAGCACCCGGCAGCAGAGGAAGCTGAGCAGCATCAGCGCCCCGTTCACCTTGTGCAGCAGCGTGTGCTGCTGCTTGTACTGCGGGCGGGGCGGGTGGGGCGGGCAGAGCAGGTGCCCAGGTGAGGGCCGGGGAGCCTCAGCCCTGGATCCGGCTCAGCCCGCTGGGCCgcctccccctctgcccacctccctgccttcccaccaCGGGACAGGGGTCAGGTTAGAGGCCCCAGAACCCGCACCGCCTCCACCTACCACCTCCCCTCTACCCCACCTTATAGCCCCTCCAAGAGGAGACTCTTTACCTGTCCTTTAAAGAATCCCAGAAGGTTCCCTAAAAGTGCCCGCCCTTCCCTTGTCCTCCCCACCAAGTTCACATTCACTTAGCTCCCCTCTCACCTGGATGAGGATCTTGCCAAGGCAGACAAAAGGGGTGCTGACCTCTGCCATCAGCAAGCAGCCTAAAAAGAAATCTCCCTTGCCTTGACGCCACAcctgagaggagaggaaggagacagcCAGCCAGGCCTGACCCTGGATTCCCTGCAGtacctgccctccctctctcctctttgtcACTTTTGGAGGTGCTTCACTCTGAAAGTCTGAGCACATGGGAACGGTGGCAAAGCTCGGAGCACTACCTCACTGTATCCCTCCAACCCACCTGCAGGGGAAATGGTACATCTGACACTACAGATGATGGACCTGGGGCTCAGAGTCATGCAACTGCAGCTCCCAAGCATCACAGCTGGCATGGTCTACTCTCTTGCTGTTTGGGACTGGTCTGGAGCTCAGTAAACCCTCCATGGGGACCCTCCATCCTGGGCCCACCCTGCTGCTGGGACCCAAGGCTTCCTAGGCTCCTGCAGTTCTGACCTGAGCAGGACATGGGGCCCTGGCTCTCAGCAGCCCCCACTCACCACCGACAGAGGGAAGCATACAAGCACCATGACAGCGTGATGGAGCACCATGAGGAACTCCTTGTGCAGGTAGCCACGTGCCACGGCCCAGGTGCTGCCCGGTGCTCTGGTCCCCTCTTCATCCCCTCCATGCCCCTTGACCTGGTGCTTGTGCCAGTGACAGAGGAACATGGCGTAGATGTCATAGATGAAGTAGGGCACTGCAAATTGCGTGTAGGCGGAAGACAGCCAGTGCCTGTTGGGCAGAAATAGAGAGGGGTCAAGGtggaaaagagacagacagggcAGCTTCCAGGTGCTGGGGTCGGTGCTGGACGTATCATGGGAGTCAGATCTCGAGTGATACTCATAACAAACCTGAGACGGAAACGGACTGTCAAGTTACACGGTGGAACCCAAGGGTAGAGGGCGAGAAACATGCCCAGGATCTTGCAGTCCCACAGCTGGTAAGCAGTagggctggaattcaaacccagactgACCTAAGCACCCACccatttttcatattcattcattcattcattcattcattcattcattcatgttctCTCCCTCATCTGCAACATGGccggagaaaaaggaagagagaccaAAAGACAGCCACAGACCAGAGGCAGAGGTAGAAAACAAGCCACACCAGATCTGAATGGCAGTTGAGGTCAGGATGAATTacagcagaggtgggagggtggggagagatcaTATTGGCTAATATTAATTGACTACTTATCACATGCAGGccctattttggggggggtggaggaagataattaggtttatttgtttttaagtggagatactagggattgaacctaggaccttgtgcatgctaagcatgctctctaccactgagctctatcctccCTCCATTCTGATCTTCTAAATCCTTTACATGCATAAATGTGTTTCTCCCCATGAAAACCCTATAAAAATGAGGTATAGTtgtcaccccattttacagatgagagaggCCAGGTAACCTGACCAAGGAATAAACACAAGAGGTCTAGCTCCATAGCCCTAACTCTGAGCCCCACTGTCCCCTAGAAGATTCAAGAGAGGGGTCACAGACAGGCCCCAATGGGCAGCCAGTGGTGCTGACAGCATGACTTGTTCTGCTTGAATATGACCCgatctcttggttttttttttttttcaggtacaGCTAAGCATTAAGGAAAAAACGCTGAGCAAAAGGAGCCAAGAGCAGAGAAAGTTCCATGTACCTTGagagtaaacaaaaatgaaaagtgcATGAATATACAACACTGcatgtttcttcttgagtcagcaCATGGAGCATGAGGTCCTGTAGTCCTGAGACAGGTCCAAGGTgggatgaggtgggggtgggaggtcgAAGAGGCAGGCCTGAGAGAACTCGCTCGGTGGAGGGATGAAAGCAAAGTCAGCCAGAAGGGACATAGGAAAAATATGAGGAGCTGCCGCTGAAGGGAAAAGTGGAATGAGAGCTGGGGGCAGGCCAGCTAAGGACAGGGGTGAGAGGGAAGTGGAAGGGGAGTCCTGGGGATGGccggctggggaggggacaggcagcCTACTCTAGAGGAAATGATTTTGGGAAAAGAGAAGCTGAGACCCATGCTGGAGCATGTGActaggagggagagagagaggagagggagccaCAGCCCAGGTTAGAGACGTAGGACAGGAAGATAGAAAGGGGTCCCATGGGCCTCAGAGAAGTTACAGCAGAGAGTGGCCCAGAGAGTCAGCTGCTGCagacacaaacactgctggcttGTAGGGGTTCAGGACCTTCAGGCCCTGGGCTGCAGTGCAAAGGGTTAAACCCATCCCCACCTTCTCAGCAATTAGGTACTCAGAGGTAGGAACAGCTGTCGCCCCTGGATTAACCCTgatccctcccacccacctgagGATTAAGTAGGGAGGGACAAGAAGAGACTAGGGGGAAGAAAATGTAGGAGCTGGAAGGTGACCTTTGTAAGAAGGTGGGAGAAGGAAATGTGGGAAGCCAGGCTCATCTTGGACCCAGGGTGGGAAttgaggggagaaggcaggaggaagccaAGTGCCCAGAACAGGGTCTGAAGAAAGAGTTTAGCATCCTCTGTGTGTGACCAGAGCTGCTCTAGGCATTTGACATAACTCAATTCCCCCTCACAGCAGCCTTTCCAGGTAGAGATGGACCTCACTCCACAGATAAGGGAACTCatctggagggagagaggagacaccTCTAGGTCAGGGGCATCCAGACAATGTCCATGGGGCTCAGCAGCTGCCAGAGAAGGGAATCAGGGCCAGAAGTTAAGCGTGAGACGTCATCAGCACCCTCCCAGGCAACTCTGCTGCAGCCCTTGGGTCAACCTAGAGCTGGCCCGTCAGCACCACGGACagggcccctctcctccctcctcctgccccacctctagGCCTGGGCTTTTTTGGCAAGCACCAGGCTCTGCAGCAGCTCCCAGTGCCAAATTTTGGCCTCTTTCACCCTccactctccccttccccccactgcCTAACCATTCGTGGCCTTGTTTGTGTCATTTCTCCCTCTCATGCATGGAACCGGGGCTGGACACCTGGattctgggaggaggtgaggggtgagCCCGGCACGAGTAGGGAAGCACCCCAGGTGGGTGCTGGTTGGAAGTGGGGTCTGAGGGGTGAAAAGGTGGCAGGAGCTAGGGGAGGAAACAACATTCAGAACCTACTATGATCCAAGAGGCCAGGAAACCTAGGAACTGCTTTGAGAATCCTTTTTGCTCCCCACTCCTTCTCCTCctggctctgacctttaaggacaGGATGTGGATAAATTTACCCCTGGGTGTTGAGTTGCAGCTACTGCAGCTAACTTGCTCAGGCCCAAGTTAAGGACTTGGGGACCACTGGAGGAGTCCCCTGGGTGATCTGGGGTACTCAGcggtcatacatacacacaggctGCTGCAGTGGGGGCCAAGATGGTCTCATGGCACTTACTGGTCATCAATGATGTGCTTGCAGGAGGTGGAGACGATGTAGCCAGCTGTAGAGGCCATGACAGCTTGGACAGAGGACACTAGCCtagggaggaagagggagcagtGGTAGAGGGAGGGGATGCGCCCCTCGGCTTCTCCTCTTTACTGTCCAGTTACTGTGCTTCTGAAGTCACTGCCTGCCCATCTTTTCCCAATGCTGCCTTgcccagggctcagccctgcCACCTAAGGCTCCTGGACTGGCCCCCTGCAGCTACTCAGGTCACCCACTCCTCACTGCCGTCTTCCTCCCTCAGTTGTGTACACTGAGTCGCCCTGCTCTCAGGAGGACACCAGGGAGGTCATCTTGAGGTGAGAGGAATGAGTGGCTAATAACAAGTCCccttcctggggtggggtggcaggagggggcACAGCACAGATGGCAAGGGGATGCCCCAGGTGTGTTCTTGCACCACTTAGCTACCCAGTCATCACACCAGTCATCCACGGGCCCCTCAGCTGCCCCCATTTCCCCCTGGCCACTTTCCCGCTCTCTCCTTGCTGCCTCCCAACTCTGGCCCATATTCCAAGGTTGTACAGAGTCCCACCATTCACTCCTCTGTCCCGCATTCCCCCAAACATGCCCTGAAGAATACATGGCTCTCTGCCCCTTGCCTTGTTC
This window harbors:
- the TLCD3B gene encoding ceramide synthase isoform X1, producing MTLLFVLGCIFFPLSFALLCWSLQNHSNLRMERPEAVLVASKLVSSVQAVMASTAGYIVSTSCKHIIDDQHWLSSAYTQFAVPYFIYDIYAMFLCHWHKHQVKGHGGDEEGTRAPGSTWAVARGYLHKEFLMVLHHAVMVLVCFPLSVVWRQGKGDFFLGCLLMAEVSTPFVCLGKILIQYKQQHTLLHKVNGALMLLSFLCCRVLLFPYLYWAYGRHAGLPLHAVPLAIPAHVNLGAALLLAPQLYWFFLICRGACRLFRPRGSRPPSPCQTQD
- the TLCD3B gene encoding ceramide synthase isoform X2 gives rise to the protein MLTPMVAGGVVFPGLFLLSKNTLQRLPQLRWEEADAVIVSARLVSSVQAVMASTAGYIVSTSCKHIIDDQHWLSSAYTQFAVPYFIYDIYAMFLCHWHKHQVKGHGGDEEGTRAPGSTWAVARGYLHKEFLMVLHHAVMVLVCFPLSVVWRQGKGDFFLGCLLMAEVSTPFVCLGKILIQYKQQHTLLHKVNGALMLLSFLCCRVLLFPYLYWAYGRHAGLPLHAVPLAIPAHVNLGAALLLAPQLYWFFLICRGACRLFRPRGSRPPSPCQTQD